One window from the genome of Anopheles coluzzii chromosome X, AcolN3, whole genome shotgun sequence encodes:
- the LOC120957648 gene encoding uncharacterized protein LOC120957648 translates to MAVKYDADADKEGVAGGSKAPPSSPIPDDNQTDPTFQALPPMMEEQYVYYPEDVFVMIQVVRIRWLLRLIITHLVSQVLISYMDYSPQGQYMCQTVMLVLMYYYGI, encoded by the exons ATGGCGGTCAAATACGATGCGGATGCGGACAAGGAAGGCGTCGCCGGTGGGTCGAAAGCACCACCATCCTCACCAATACCCGACGACAATCAAACAGATCCAACCTTTCAAGCCCTACCACCCATGATGGAGGAGCAGTACGTTTACTACCCGGAGGACGTGTTTGTGATGATACAGGTCGTACGCATCAGATGGTTGCTGCGCCTGATTATCACCCATCTGGTATCTCAAG TGCTGATATCTTACATGGATTATTCACCCCAGGGACAGTATATGTGCCAAACCGTAATGTTGGTGTTGATGTACTATTATGGCATTTAA